CTAACCTACAAATGACCTATTCTACGACTCACAATCAGAATTAGTATAGTGCTTTGGATCTCAAATGCAGAGAAGTGTCCTGTGTGCCCCACATGGTAAGCTAAAAAGGGCCCCCAAAAGGTCTGTGGAGTAGGTACTGTGCCAGAGATGATAAAAGTTCTGTGCACTATGGGTGCAACCAGACCCCCCTTAAGGGGGCTAGCTGTGGGCAGTGTGCATGTGAACACTTCTGGTCCGCTGGCTGAGGTAAATCACTTAGATGATATAGACAAAGACTAGTTATCTTTCGCTGCTGAAGAAGTGCTGAAGGACTGGTTTCTGGACCCATTACATGACAGGAGTGCAAAGGGACAGAAACTCTGCTCCAGAAAATGTGAGACTGCTCAGAATGGTGGTAATCTTGCTCCTTGAGAATCATGGAGACAGCTCTAGCTGAAGAAAGTTTCCCAGTACATCCAGTACACACAGGTTCCTCTTGCTGGGTTTAGAGGGATGGTGGTTTCATGTGTGGGGAAACAAACCATGGTGAAGGTACTGAGTTGCCAGGTGAAGGAGTCATGGGATGAAGTGAGCAGATTATGCACCAGAGAACCAGAACAGGATGGCAAGAAGAGACAGAGCAGAGGCAATAGCCAAAGTCCCTTGTGGCACTAAAGGACATAAAACTGGAGGGCATACTTTATCGAGTGGTGAGGAAGAGTCCCAGGATGGAGGAGGCTGCATGCTTGTGGCCTCTGACAGAAGGAGAAAGGCACTTTTTGTAAGGCACTCATTTTCTTTTGCCAGAGGATAGGTAGGACAGTTAAGGAAACTATATTTGGATTTTTATAGCATGTAACAGGATTTCACAAAGGCTATTATTGGAAGACTTTGTGGATGTAACCATAGTACACTCTGCACTTACCCTGCCTAACAGAATACGCACTAAAGGAAACCATCCTCTATGAAATCCTGATTTCCcctcaaaagaaattatttggctGATTCAAGTCCATAACATGATGGGTGAGCAATTGGTTGATGAGTCAGGCTCAAAGAGTTACAGTAAATGGGGTAATATCAGGCTGGCAGCCACTCACCAGAGGGGTTacccagggctcaattttagggccacTTCTCTTCAatgttttataaatgatctggacacAGGAGTTGAACATACattaaatttgctgatgatactaaactaggaggagctgtggacttcCTCAAGGGTAAAGAGGCCTTACAGAGATATCTGGGTAGACTAGAGTGCTGTgcaatcaccaaccatatgaaatttaacaaaagcaagtgcagattCTCTACCTGGGATGGGATAATCCTGGTTATACAAAAAATTGggggatgagaggctggagagcatccctgcagaaagagatctggggatTTGGGTTGATGGTAATTGAATATGAGTCACTGTGTGTCCTGGCAGCCAAAAGAGCCAGCCATGTGCCGGGgcgcatcaagcacagcatagatAGTCAGTTAAGGAAGGTGATTGTCCTAATCTACATTACACTGGtacatctcgagtactgtgtgcagttttgggtgccacAATATAAAAAAGACACCAAACTATTAGAGCctgtccagagaaaggcagcaaATATGGTGAAAAGCCTTGAGGCAAGACttacttggtttgttcagcttggagaaaaaaaggctgaggGGTGGCCTCATCACAGTCCACAACTTCCTTAATGGGGCCAGCAGAgtggaggtgctgatctctctctggtgaccagtgacaggacacaaggaaatggaaagaaactgtatcaggggaggttcagattggacattaggaaaaggttcctcACTGACAGGGTGatcggtcactggaacaggctccccagagaaGTGGTCAGGGAACCGAGTCTGTCAGAGTTGAAGGAGCATatggacaatgctcttagtcatatgatttagttttaagtagtcctgcaaggagcagggacctGGACTcagtgatccttatgggtcccttagaacttgagatattctgtgattccaccTTGGAATCAAGCCAAGAAGTAGATTACAGAGCGAGTACTAAGGGCAAGATAAAAATGCCTAAGGTATGGTTTATTTCTTCCCAAAGTAACCAATATAAATGGGTTAGCTGAATTGCTTGCTAGAAACACCCATCAATTATGCAGGAATCCTTACGTTACTAATTCTGATGCTGTAGATGTGTATATCTTGATAGAAAAATCCTGCCACTGGTGCCTACCGTAAGCCTATGTTCACATTGCCTTTGATTTTTACTTGGTAGTTGACTTCTGATTTCAGATTTCAGTGGCCTCCCTATGCTGTATGAAAAAGGAAAGCTTGACAACAAGCTAGATCATCCAGTGACTTGCACATGCTCTCTTTGTGGAAAAGCTGAACTCATCAACTCATTCAGGACTAGAGTCAAACAGCAGGCAGTGTCTAAAGTCAGAAATTTAAGTATAAGCTGAAATATTGAACTAACATGCTTGATTTTGGCTATCTGCATCTGGACCAGAAGTTCAGTAATGACTCTATAAATGCTTCACACCTGCCagttaatttctgcagagatacAGAATTTTAACACTAGAACTTCATAGCCCAACTGTGTTAATTTCTTTACACAGTATAGTTCTGCTCTAAGTTATTCCATACAGGTTTTAGTGTCACCCTAAGGTTTTTTgataattagaagaaaattatttgaagctTGCTTAATATATATTAAGTTGCTACATAATGTACAGTATTGAGTTGTTCCTAAGAAAATTgtgttaacaaaacaaaaattaaaaagctttcacttattacttcaaaatttttttttattttctgatccaAAGTATGTATTTGCTGACCAGCTTCCACATCGAGCCCTTGATCTCCTGGTTACAAAAGGTATAGATCATGGGATTAGTCAAGGGGAAGATGACTGTATGGAAAACAGCAACAATTTTTTCCTTTAGGACAGCTTGGAAGGGTAAACCATATATATACAGCTGGGCCACACATGACTAAAACCACAATGATGTGGGAAACACAGGTGGAGGCTACTTTGTTATTTTCCCTGAAGGACTGTGTCTGGAGCTTTAGCAACAGGACAGTGTAGGAGATTAGAAGAAGTGCAAAGCACATAATGATAATTAACTCCACTGTTGAGGAACATCAAAAGCTCCACTATGTAAGTGTTGGTACAGGCCAACTTGACCAATGGATGGACATCACAGAAGAAGTTGTCCAGGATGTTGGGACCACATAAGGGGAGGTGGATGCTGAGAGCAAATAGATTGATGCCATGGATGAAGCCCCCACCCCGTGTAGCTCCAACCAGGACATGGCATACCCCCCTGTTGAGAAACCTGTTGTAATGAAGAGGTTTGCAAATGGCTATATAAAGGTCATAGGCCATGACCATGAGCAGGAAAGCTTCAGGTGCTCCCAGGAAGtggaggaagaaaagctgagcCATGAAGGCCCTGTAGGAGATGGTCTTATGGTGTGAGAAAAAGTCAGCCAACATTTTGGGTTGGCTGAACAGTAGCAGATGTCCAAGAATGCCAAATTGGCCAGGAAAAAATACATGGGTGATCCCAATTGAGAATCCCCCCGAATTGTGAGAATGATAAGGATGTTGCCTGGCAGAATGATCATATAGAagagcaggaagaagaggaagagaatcaTCTGGATTTAATGGTTTTGGGACAATCCCAACAAAACAAACTCTGTAACTACTGTATAGTTCTCATGATCCATTTCCACTCCGCAGAATCCTGAAAAATAGACAGTaatcatggtggtggtgggggaaaccACACCAGTGCAAATCTACAGAAATGTCTGGACAACCTGGGAGATATTTAGATTGTCTAAAATGCATGCCCTTTCCCATTTCCTAGTCTTAGGGAACACCTAATGGTGAAATACTTGAAAGCCAGTAATTTAGATTCCCAGTAACTTGAGCATTTTACTGGAAATGTAAAGTGGAAATGTTCACATTTTATCagatgttctttgttttcttggcaCCCTGGGAACTGGCACCTGGATGGACTATAGGTCATAAAGTATCAGTCCATTCTTCCACGGGTAGGCTAATTTTTGAGGTTTAAGGTGTAGATGGCTGTAATTGAGCTAGTCATGTCTACTCCCTTTCTGGTTGACAAAAGCAGGTCCTTCCAGGGTAGATAGATTTAATTATAGGGTAGAAAGCTAAACAAAGCTAGATGAAGTGCACACTAAAATCACACAATTAACCTAAATCATAGCCACTCAGTGTAAATGGAAACAAAGTGTAGTTCACTCACATCTGAAGGAAGGTTTATGAATTCCTCAGTGGAATTCATCTGACAGATGCAAAGTTGTTtgaaattaaacaatttaaaatccCTTTATACTAAATTATGTAAGTATAGGCACCCCAGGGAATGATGAATTCTATGTAAATTTTCTCTAGCATATATCTGTTcaagtattttccaaaatatttcatttttccctatTGTCTTTCAAGGGAGTTGAGGATGTCTAGATAGCATTCAGATTTCCACCTTTCTCTGGAGAAATCCCACAGCAGTATCTAATTTTCCAATGAAGTCAACAGAACActggaaacataaataaaattcagtgatcTAAATATCTCTATGAAATTAATCCACTGTGGATCAGTGTGATGGCATTCTGGAAAAtaaactgacatttctttcatATAAGTGTTGCGgacggagtgatcaacttcactagttagagtgaagtagtgaaatatttattaaggtgaaacagtgatttaacaaaatcagtagtaagtgcgataaaaccagtagtaaatgcgatagtgttttatgagattcgatgtcaaggtacactctgttGTTTACTGCAtagacagggtcagacaagctgtcggggagaccctcctgttgagtgatgaggttcagaaaggacccccttgctttttaaactccttctcagagaggagcctaggtgcggctgaATCCAGTcttagtcccagacttggtcaatggtttatgtctaaaggattatatatgtgcaatcaaccctttatattacttagctaagatttcaaagtttagcatgctattagtcccTTAtggagaatctgttgcagcaaggaatctctcaacctcaaggagtagaaccttaagcgagcgtcctcacaaaaggggagatcctggcatgcagcctgctgccatacaggagaggtcaaagggctcttgggctgtccgctatttatacagtaagataattgacctatagccatattctcatgggaacaaaatatctaggtccccactccagacagtgttttggctgtgttgccagccatcccccaaagtccagatgCAAGTTattgcaactgatgttgtgatggccacaatggccaaggcctgagcaggagccgggggaggGGTGGGCgtgggaaacagggagagcacaccgccacaataatgtataaaataattgcatttacaTATATTTTGAATGGAACTGTGGATTTTAACACCTCCCTAGggaagaaaaccataaaaattggtcaggattttttttaaaaaagtatttccatttatCTATGTTCTTTTATGCCtcctacttctttttcttcttttgggtcAGAAGAAAGTTATATGAGGTTTTGCCTCcagattttttcttccatttcactacaaaacctcgataccagggaaggtcatggagcaggtcatcttgagtgccatcaaaacccacataatggggaaccaggggatcaggcctagtcagcatgggtttatagaaggcaggtcctgccagacgaacctgatctccttctatgacaagataaccagattattggacgagggaaaggctgttgatattgtatacctggactttcgaaaagcattcgatactgttcCCCATAacattcttgtggaaaaactggcttcacacggcctggatgagcatatgatccgctgggtcaagatatggctgactggaaggtcccaaagagtggtgctcaatggatttaaatccagctggcggccggtcacaagtggtgtgcctcagggctcagtgttaggaccatttctgtttaatgtctttattgatgatctcgacaaggacatagggtgtatcatcagcaagtttgcagatgacaccaagttaagcaggagtgttgattcccaggaggatagggaagctctacagagagacctagatagattggatcattgggccaaaatcaatggtatgagtttcaacaagggcaagtgccaggttctgcacttgggccacaataaccccaagcagcgctacaggcttggggaagtgtggttggaaagctgcctggaagaaagagacctgggagttctaattgacaagcagctgaatatgagccggcagtgtgcccaggtggccaagaaagccaatggcatcctggcttgtattagaaacagcgtgaccagcagaagtagggaggtgattgtgcccgtgtactcagcactggtgaggccacacctggagtattgtgtccagttttgggcacctcaatacaagagagatatcgaggtgctggagcaagtgcagaggagggcaatgaagctggtgaggggcctggaaaacaaattgtatgaagagtggttgaaagagctgggactgtttagtgtgaggaagaggaggctgaggggagacctcatcactctctacaactacttgaaaggacactgtagagaggttggtgctggtctcttcgcacaggtaactaatgacagaacaagagggaacggcttcaagctccagcagggtaggtttagactgaacattaggaaagaatatttcacagaaagagtggtcgggcattggaacaggctgcccagggaggtggttgagtcaccatccctggatgtgtttaagagacatttagatgtggttttgggggatatgatataggggagaactttgtagagtagggtagatggttggactcgatgatcccaagggtctcttccaacctggacgattctatgattctgtgaaagaggtATGGCTGTCTACATGAAGGCATCTGCCTATTACTGCATTAGTAACTTCACCAGAAAAATTGAGGTAGAGAATAAAGCATACCAAAAATGTTTTAGTGGGAGAGAATGCCCATTTAGTTTTTAGTTTTAGAACAGTTTGTTTAGTTCCCTTATTGAGGCCAGTGAGAAATGAAATCGTTATTGAcagtagaaatgaaaaacataaaaacaactAAGAGGAGATAAAGTAGCAAAAAGTTGtaaaattcagaataaagaaaataaataggaaaggaacataagaaaggaataaaaacaagagaaaaaaatactcctAACATCACTTTTTGATGTTTTTGTGAAAAGTCAAAATTTCATGTCAtgccttgaaattaaaaattttcttgacattctttgttttctccatctcttcctttctttcatggaCAGCTGAAGGACTCATTGTgctgtatgtgtgtataaatttCTCAGCTGACCGCGAATCGTTATCCATCTCTATCTGAGTTACTCTTTGCCTCACTTTAAATTCCCTCTATTTGGTTTGTTCAGCTCCAGCCTCTTCCCATCTCATCTCATGACAGAAAGATTCATGCAGGAACATATCACTCCACTCTGCTGTATCCTGCACATCCAGCAAATGCAGAAACAACACCCTCCCTTCACTTTGACTTGGTTATAGAGACATCTGTAGCATTTGACTTTCGTGGCTTTGCATATATATCTCTCCACACAGCTCAGTATCTACTACTCTGGGTTGTTCAGCCCTAACCAGCAAAGAACCAATCAAGGTTACTccctcttttctgtttcctgctaCACCACTTTAGCTAGATGGTAAATGTTTCCCAATTTTTCTACCTACTTCTCTGATGTTATTAGTCTGCCTGTGTCCAGATCCTTTTCACCCTTCAACTGCAGATGGTGCAGTCTCCCTTTCACAGTGCAGAAGACTGGCTCTCTGAACTCAGGTCTGttccttcttcctgttttcaCTGATGGTAAATTTGCCTTCACTACTGGAGGCAAATTTACCAGGAAAATTACATAATGAATTTCTTAATTTATCTCTTTTCAGTCCTTTAAATTATTTAGTTCAAAAAGAAGCAGCTTACAGGAGACCCAAGAATCACAATCTGTGAGTGTGACGGCTCATTCTGGTCTTTTCTACAGTGAAGCCATCTTTTCATGAGTTATTTAAGGGGGTGCTCATACTGAATAATTTACAATGCTGCTGATATATATATCTACACCTGAATAAGTCAACATAGCAACCTGAGGGATAGAGTGGAAGGAAAAAGATATAATTCCTCTTAGGAAGTGTAGGGAtggtgtgggggactgcggcgggtccgtggaacccttgattgtgggaatggagtcaggagttgaccttgcagagattaaagtatatccttgagaaagaagggagtagaaaacatcctgagaagtaaaacaacttttaggtaccagctggagactgacaagataaggagtagttttgatgttttgcaagagacaaccaatgatatattgttataacaatatgtaaccaatagtaaaagaacacatgtgttaagaaagaatatataagaaaatacgtgtgctaataaaggtagactgttactgcttgaacttctgaagattgctggctgtgtcgtttgtccgtctcaacaacaacgacatctggtgacccAGATGTGATTCTGGATAGGAAAAAAGAcagctggagatagccgtggagacggagcccagtatagctgagagcggcagagagagctgctgattgatccggaacgtgaataagacacctggagaggtgagctactgggaacatgggagggaacttgtccaaagaagagggtatcatactctctatgtggcagttgcttttgaaacggcgaggcgtggacctccctgagttgactttacggaaaatgttgctctggggcaaaagacaaggcattgaagttaccactgtcacagcgtttagtgtatcacagttgaaggacttgggtgataaattgtttgatggcGCTACGAGAggcaacgtggcgtttgctactagagactttgaaagggcttaaagagcagagggagcaggcggagatggtgggaaaaaatgagttcCCTGATCCTTTcgggccggacttaaaaggaggggtggatccatctgcggtcccaaaacccccggtcctaaaaccccctgtaaCCAAGAAAGAAGATGGGGGGGCGGGAcacggctttccgaaggaaaaaagtataagtatgtgctgccccgagaacagatagaagcggcaagagactcacataaacaagcggcagattcaggatatgtgtggccgcaggagggactccctgtatctaagtcaggagagtgtgtgcagccctctgctccaccagtgccgattgcggaagagcaaaaggCACGGCCGTcacttaacccctttttgtatccacctctgccagaggattcggacgttaatgttgatcaggatgatcctatgacagggcaaaatgagcttgaggaggtagtccctgagaatccgggtccccctttgcataCCCCTGCACCAGTAAAACGTTctgagcaagggggggcagagtgtagaacaaaataccctcgtacttgggatttacctccagcctcaaTTACGgctagaccgcgaaatcctgtgcgattctggaaaaaggtcaaagctaaagctatggagttgggcgactgggatttatcagagaatatatccgttcccctcaccactgatgaacctttgaatgttgagactgctgggcctgcagcgtttcccgtggtgtatcatgacccagcagcaggggagcctcatgagcatgctacttattcctggaaggtgattcaggatttacaaaaggccaccgcccagtatggccccaactccccggcagtaatgcaactgatacaattattgtcaatggaagctatgaccccttatgatattactcatattgctcagatcatttttcaacctgtgcagcttgcagtgttttgaaatattgggcagcaaagggctgaggcgcaggccgtagcgaatctgcagtttccacagggtgatcctcgctatggcaatggtgctgatgttttaatgggtgctgggcaattcaataacccacagcatcaagcgcagtggccccccttggtgcttgaacaagtaaaaaatataggcatcgaggcaataattcgcactgcagaattgacagaaccaaaacaaaaatataccaccattaaacaaggcactcgagaaccatttctctcctttgttgaaaagttacaagctgctgttgaacatcaagtgtttgatgcgcgcctccgtgaaatgttagtgaaacaattggctcgcgacaatgctaatgcagACTGTCAAAAAATagttgaggcattaccaggagacccagcCTTAGAGGCAacgattactgcttgtgccaaggttggatctgtggagcataaaatgattgcactcgctgccgcaatggcagccatgcgagtacagggccaaaaatgctatggctgtggtcaaacaggtcatgtaaaagctgaatgccccaagaaaaaaacgggaggaactggctcgggaaaagtcaatacggcgggggacacagcagaaatgaattgctataggtgtggaagggttggacatgttgctaagcaatgtcactctaaatatcaccttaatggccaaccattacagccgggaaacggcaagaagagcgcaaaggggcgcgtgcagacacaaatgccctgtacgcaaatgccctacaatcctggcaacccatttctagggtcagtgcagacgcaaccctctatgacaagctatcagggaaaacagtggatcagccgggatggatgtatccaccacccacacagtgactataacgactcaaggggtgcacaaagtgcccttagatgcctggggactgagtgctttactaataggaagatcaagtaccaccctacaaggactcatggtgcatgttggagttattgacgccgattttacaggacaaatttgtgctatggtatcaacagcaaccccaccggtaacagtagaaaaaggaacacgcttagctcaacttgtgccatttatgagttgtgtccccaggactgaacaggttgttcgcagtgacggcggatttggatcaacaggaaaaccacttgttttctggactcagacagtgtcggagaaacagctgcaaatgatctgtacactcatgatgaacagcgttacccccgatcaggtgaaactgactgggttactcgatacaggggcggatgtgactatcatctcactgcacgaatggcctaatacttggcctttggcctcaaacaccttgggggtggcaggacttggaggagttgcaaatagcttaatatcagccaaaccgattacgattgttaattctgaaggtcaaagggctacagtgagaccttatgtgacctcggccccattaaatttgtggggaagggattgtttagggcaatggggagtacggataacaacggattttcagtaggggtgcactgtattgcagggcatttctcgacccactctggcattaagatggttaactgaaagaccggtgtgggtcgatcagtggcccctcagtcaagaaaaactcactgccctgcagtctctcgtagcagaacaactagctgcaggacacatagaggtctcacacagcccttggaatacccccgtgtttgttataaagaaaaaatctggaaaatggagattgttacatgatctgaggaagattaatgaggttatggcaaccatgggagctttacaacctggattaccctctcccaccatgattccgatgcaatgggaaattgttgtaatggacttgaaagattgtttctttacgattcctttagcagatcaagatatggagaaatttgcctttactgtaccatccataaacaatatggaacctgcaaaaagatatcattggaaggtgttaccgcaaggtatgaaaaactcacccacaatttgccagtggttcgtggcaaaggcattgagtccagtacgtactttgttcccatcaggttattgctatcattatatggatgacattctgttagctgcagcaactccacaggagttaattgagatggagaacaaaacacaagaatctctgtgccaatatggactaattgttgcgcctgaaaaggtgcagcggcagcaaccatggctctatttaggtatgaaaatcttaactcaaatggtgatgccacaacccatacaattgcaagtggaagtgaaaacattaaatgatgtgcaaaaattagcagggatgattaattggattcgaccctacgtggggattccttcttctaaattgcaaccgttatttgaactactgcaaggagacacagatatttctgccccacacaccttgacggtaggtgcacaaaaaacagTTGCAGACATTGAgtgagcaattagtagcaaacacgtatggagaattgaactgacagtgcctgtccaggcaatcattttgattgatcagttggtaccctttgccatgattgcacaatggcatgagaagtgggatgattctctacatgttttggagtgggttttcttgccaaataaaacaaaaaagacagcccctggcctttttgagccggtggctcaagtaattataaaagtcagg
The Numenius arquata chromosome 23, bNumArq3.hap1.1, whole genome shotgun sequence genome window above contains:
- the LOC141474780 gene encoding LOW QUALITY PROTEIN: olfactory receptor 4N5-like (The sequence of the model RefSeq protein was modified relative to this genomic sequence to represent the inferred CDS: inserted 3 bases in 2 codons; deleted 1 base in 1 codon; substituted 1 base at 1 genomic stop codon), with product MDHENYTVVTEFVLLGLSQNHXIQMILFLFFLLFYMIILPGNILIILTIRGDSQLGSPMYFFLANLAFLDICYCSXQPKMLADFFSHHKTISYRAFMAQLFFLHFLGAPEAFLLMVMAYDLYIAICKPLHYNRFLNRGVCHVLVGATRGGGFIHGINLFALSIHLPLCGPNILDNFFCDVHPLVKLACTNTYIVELLMFLNSGLIIIMCFALLLISYTVLLLKLQTQSFRENNKVASTCVSHIIVVLVMCGPXLYIYGLPFQAVLKEKIVAVFHTVIFPLTNPMIYTFCNQEIKGSMWKLVSKYILWIRK